A single genomic interval of Zobellia nedashkovskayae harbors:
- a CDS encoding PVC-type heme-binding CxxCH protein, with the protein MKIINKIGLGKLILTCAVAMCFIACSEKENKTLTVGKNSRIVLVGNNLGSRMMEFGHFETEMQLRFPNDSLFIRNMADGGNTPAFRPHAARKSPWAFPGADKFEHDSGSKIHFIEDDKGHQSGSVGHFPTPDEWITSLKPDIIVAFFGYIESFEGQEGLENYKEELRAFIKHTINTKYNGIAPPQLAIVSPIAFENLSNKMDLPDGTQENKNLALYTEAMKEVANEEGVLFVDAFDASKKWYETEDQDLTQDGFQLTDSGYKKFGKLLADDIFGSKQTDETNRQLVHDAVTEKNWFWLNDFKIPNSVHVYGRRYDPFGPDNYPFEIAKIREMTAIRDTAIWEANHGKEMDLVAADAKTKKLPEVETNYKESVKNGNPEYLYGEEALAQIKTAPGYKVELFASEEQFPDLANPVQMSFDNKGRLWVAVMPSYPHYKAGDSKPNDKLLIFEDTDGDYKADKQTVFADGLHLTIGFEFAPEGVYMSQGNNLILLKDTDGDDKADKKEIILSGFDDHDTHHAISAFTTDPSGAIYMGEGTFLHSNVETAYGSIRGTNGGFYRYSPQRHHLERTAQLAIPNPWGIAFDEWGQPFFEHTSGPAATWMMPGTIIPRYGVSSPIPENLIEKDHLVRPTSGLEFVSSSHFPDNVQGDMLINNTIGFRGTKQHKMVDDPKTAGYLSEHRQDLIFSDDKNFRPVDMEFAPDGSLYFLDWSNVLIGHMQHNARDPLRDHVHGRIYRVTYPSRPLVKPAKVADATIEELLENLKLPEYRTRYRTKRELRARDADEVLAKLKPWVANLDKNDANYEHNLLEGLWVTWGLNKIDKDLLTQLLQAKDFRARTAAVEVLRYNGHQIDNQADLLMQAAKDDNPRVRLEALVAASRLGKDIGIPIITEAGKKGLDKWMERPYEAALAHLNGHRAGEKPKDVIETDLKGKDLELLMAGQEIYERDGYCATCHQPDGQGLTASGFPPLAGSKWVTGSEERLIKLTTKGIMGPIEVKGKKYPGQVPMTPFGKLLNEEETAAVLTYVRNTFGNKASAISPEKVKEVREKIKDKEGFYSPEELLLEHPMK; encoded by the coding sequence ATGAAAATCATTAATAAAATCGGCCTAGGAAAGCTCATCCTGACTTGTGCCGTCGCAATGTGCTTTATAGCATGTAGCGAAAAAGAAAACAAAACCTTAACCGTAGGAAAAAATTCCCGCATTGTTTTAGTTGGAAACAATTTAGGCTCTAGGATGATGGAATTTGGTCACTTTGAAACAGAGATGCAACTAAGGTTCCCTAATGATTCCCTATTTATCAGAAATATGGCAGATGGCGGAAACACTCCGGCGTTTAGACCTCATGCTGCACGAAAGTCACCGTGGGCTTTTCCCGGCGCTGATAAATTCGAGCACGATTCAGGAAGTAAAATACATTTTATTGAAGATGATAAAGGACATCAGTCAGGTAGTGTAGGTCACTTTCCTACTCCAGATGAATGGATTACAAGCTTAAAACCGGATATTATCGTTGCCTTTTTTGGTTATATAGAGTCTTTTGAAGGTCAAGAAGGTCTTGAAAATTACAAAGAAGAGCTTCGTGCATTTATCAAACATACTATAAATACAAAGTATAATGGTATTGCACCACCGCAATTAGCAATTGTTTCTCCAATTGCCTTTGAAAATCTATCTAATAAGATGGATTTACCAGATGGTACTCAGGAAAACAAAAACTTGGCGCTCTATACTGAGGCAATGAAAGAAGTAGCTAATGAAGAAGGCGTTCTCTTCGTAGATGCTTTTGATGCTTCTAAAAAATGGTACGAAACCGAAGATCAAGACCTTACGCAAGATGGATTTCAACTAACAGATTCAGGTTACAAAAAATTCGGGAAGTTATTGGCCGATGATATTTTTGGAAGTAAGCAAACTGACGAAACCAACCGCCAACTCGTACACGATGCCGTTACAGAAAAAAACTGGTTTTGGCTAAATGATTTTAAGATACCTAACAGTGTTCACGTTTACGGAAGACGCTACGATCCTTTTGGACCAGATAACTACCCTTTTGAAATTGCCAAAATTCGTGAAATGACCGCTATACGAGATACTGCTATATGGGAGGCAAATCATGGTAAAGAAATGGATTTAGTGGCTGCAGATGCAAAAACTAAAAAACTTCCAGAAGTAGAAACAAACTATAAAGAAAGTGTAAAGAACGGAAACCCTGAATACTTATATGGTGAAGAAGCCCTTGCACAAATTAAAACAGCTCCTGGTTATAAAGTAGAGCTCTTTGCTTCAGAGGAGCAATTTCCTGATTTGGCAAATCCCGTTCAAATGTCTTTCGACAATAAAGGAAGGTTATGGGTTGCAGTAATGCCAAGTTACCCTCATTATAAGGCCGGTGATAGCAAACCAAATGACAAGCTTCTGATTTTTGAAGATACAGATGGTGACTATAAAGCTGATAAACAAACTGTTTTTGCAGACGGTTTACACCTTACTATTGGTTTTGAGTTTGCTCCAGAAGGAGTTTATATGTCTCAGGGAAACAACTTAATACTGTTGAAAGATACCGATGGTGATGATAAAGCCGATAAAAAAGAAATTATCTTAAGCGGGTTTGATGATCACGACACCCATCATGCAATTAGTGCTTTTACTACAGACCCATCAGGAGCAATCTATATGGGAGAAGGCACTTTTCTTCATTCTAATGTAGAAACCGCTTATGGTAGTATAAGAGGTACAAATGGTGGATTTTATAGATATAGCCCACAAAGACATCACTTAGAACGTACGGCACAACTTGCTATCCCAAATCCATGGGGTATTGCTTTTGATGAATGGGGACAGCCTTTCTTTGAGCATACTTCCGGACCTGCGGCTACTTGGATGATGCCAGGTACTATTATTCCGCGTTATGGTGTTAGCTCACCAATCCCAGAAAATTTAATTGAAAAAGATCACCTAGTACGTCCTACTTCAGGGTTGGAATTTGTTTCTAGCAGCCATTTCCCAGACAATGTTCAAGGTGATATGCTTATCAATAACACCATAGGGTTTAGAGGGACAAAACAACATAAAATGGTGGATGATCCAAAAACTGCGGGTTACCTAAGTGAGCACAGACAGGACCTTATTTTCTCGGATGATAAAAACTTCAGACCAGTAGATATGGAATTTGCACCTGATGGTTCACTCTACTTTTTAGATTGGAGCAATGTTTTGATCGGTCATATGCAACACAACGCACGTGACCCGCTAAGAGATCATGTTCATGGAAGAATATATAGAGTTACATACCCTTCTAGACCATTAGTTAAACCTGCAAAAGTTGCCGACGCAACTATTGAAGAATTACTAGAGAATTTAAAACTTCCTGAGTACAGAACTCGTTACCGTACTAAAAGAGAATTACGTGCACGGGATGCAGATGAAGTTTTAGCTAAGTTAAAACCATGGGTTGCGAATTTAGATAAAAACGATGCGAATTATGAGCATAATTTATTGGAAGGCCTTTGGGTTACTTGGGGATTAAACAAAATAGACAAAGATTTATTAACCCAATTACTTCAGGCAAAAGACTTCAGGGCTCGTACTGCGGCGGTTGAAGTACTGAGATATAACGGTCACCAAATTGACAATCAAGCAGACTTGTTAATGCAAGCCGCAAAAGATGATAACCCTAGAGTGCGTCTTGAAGCATTAGTAGCTGCATCTAGATTAGGCAAGGATATTGGTATTCCTATTATTACTGAAGCAGGAAAAAAAGGACTTGACAAATGGATGGAACGTCCTTACGAGGCAGCGCTGGCACATTTAAATGGCCATAGAGCTGGTGAAAAACCTAAAGACGTAATTGAAACTGACCTAAAGGGAAAAGATTTGGAGCTTTTAATGGCAGGACAAGAAATTTACGAGCGTGACGGCTATTGCGCCACATGCCATCAACCAGATGGGCAAGGACTTACTGCTTCCGGATTTCCACCTTTAGCGGGTTCTAAATGGGTAACCGGTAGTGAAGAACGATTAATAAAATTAACTACAAAAGGAATCATGGGACCTATTGAGGTTAAAGGAAAAAAATACCCTGGTCAAGTACCTATGACGCCATTCGGGAAATTACTAAATGAGGAAGAAACTGCAGCTGTACTAACTTACGTTAGGAATACTTTTGGAAACAAAGCATCTGCCATTTCTCCAGAGAAAGTAAAAGAAGTTCGTGAAAAAATAAAAGATAAGGAAGGTTTCTATTCTCCAGAAGAATTACTTCTGGAACATCCTATGAAATAA
- a CDS encoding AraC family transcriptional regulator, with amino-acid sequence MSAPSIEKTLTPKETFIYKDLIGPFFNPNWHFHPEFQISYIMEGEGTRFIGDHVHNFKKGDLVMTGPNLPHLWRNDNAYFKKDSGLSTRGLVIYFDHVLLSEPLLEMEEFYKINKLVANSLRGIEFHGETREMIIKFLLELDQKKGFKRILKLLEILDTLANSKEYTILASPNYMNAFKGGDAEKMRKVYDYVITNFKTSISLDEAAGLLNMTTTSFCRYFKPRANKTFTRFVNEIRIGHARKLLLEDNFNISQISYECGYNALSNFNRQFKSITEMCPLEYRKLFLNIQKPV; translated from the coding sequence ATGAGTGCTCCTAGTATTGAAAAGACATTGACGCCTAAGGAAACTTTTATTTACAAAGACCTTATTGGTCCTTTTTTTAACCCCAATTGGCACTTTCATCCTGAGTTCCAGATTTCATATATCATGGAGGGTGAGGGAACTCGTTTTATTGGTGACCATGTGCATAATTTTAAGAAGGGTGATTTGGTTATGACAGGCCCCAACCTACCGCATCTATGGCGAAACGATAATGCTTATTTTAAGAAAGACAGCGGGTTGTCTACTAGAGGATTAGTGATTTACTTTGATCATGTACTATTAAGTGAGCCACTTCTTGAGATGGAGGAGTTTTATAAAATAAATAAACTTGTAGCAAATTCCTTAAGAGGAATAGAGTTTCATGGAGAAACAAGGGAGATGATAATTAAGTTTCTTTTAGAGCTTGATCAGAAAAAAGGCTTCAAGCGAATTCTAAAACTTCTGGAAATTTTAGATACGTTAGCCAATAGTAAAGAATATACAATATTGGCCAGTCCAAATTATATGAATGCGTTTAAAGGAGGCGATGCCGAAAAAATGCGCAAAGTATATGATTATGTAATCACGAATTTTAAGACCAGTATATCTTTAGATGAGGCCGCCGGTTTGTTAAATATGACCACCACATCATTCTGTAGATATTTTAAACCAAGGGCCAATAAGACCTTTACACGCTTTGTTAATGAGATACGCATTGGGCATGCAAGGAAATTGCTTTTAGAGGATAATTTTAATATTTCGCAAATAAGTTATGAATGTGGATATAACGCATTGTCTAATTTCAATAGGCAGTTTAAATCTATTACAGAGATGTGTCCGCTTGAATATCGCAAGTTATTTTTAAACATTCAAAAACCAGTATAA
- a CDS encoding sugar phosphate isomerase/epimerase family protein, producing MKIGMNMLLWTNHVTEQHFGIVDDLKKTGYDGIELFFGEGSKKYYSELGNHFSGINMGVTGVASLSADQNIASPDKKVREAGLERLKWSIDMGAAANAEVLCGPFHSTFALFTRKPPTLEEKKWSNEMLFKAAEYAKGANIILTPEAVNRFECYLYNTMADLGDMVKEVNHPNLGAMFDTHHANIEEKSQSGAIRTIAPYLKHVHISENDRGTPGRGQVNWPDVFSALNDIKYKGWVTIEAFSTTIPEFANAINVWRNYSPVEEVYTEGFKLISEGIGITK from the coding sequence ATGAAAATAGGAATGAATATGTTGCTTTGGACGAATCACGTCACCGAGCAGCACTTTGGTATTGTAGATGATTTAAAAAAAACCGGGTATGACGGTATTGAACTCTTCTTTGGAGAGGGCAGTAAAAAATATTATTCAGAATTAGGTAATCATTTTTCCGGTATAAATATGGGGGTTACTGGAGTAGCATCCCTATCGGCCGATCAAAATATAGCTAGTCCAGATAAGAAAGTCAGGGAAGCTGGTTTAGAACGCTTAAAATGGTCAATTGATATGGGAGCGGCTGCTAATGCAGAAGTCTTATGCGGACCTTTTCATTCCACCTTTGCTTTATTTACACGAAAACCACCAACCTTAGAGGAAAAGAAGTGGAGTAATGAGATGTTGTTTAAAGCTGCTGAATATGCCAAAGGAGCCAATATTATCCTTACTCCAGAAGCTGTAAATAGATTTGAGTGTTATCTATATAATACTATGGCAGATTTAGGTGATATGGTCAAGGAAGTAAACCATCCAAATTTGGGTGCTATGTTTGATACGCATCATGCGAATATTGAGGAAAAAAGTCAATCTGGTGCTATTAGAACCATAGCTCCTTATTTGAAACATGTGCACATAAGTGAAAATGATAGAGGAACACCGGGTAGGGGACAAGTAAATTGGCCAGATGTTTTCTCCGCTTTAAATGATATTAAGTACAAAGGATGGGTTACTATTGAAGCTTTTAGCACAACCATACCAGAGTTTGCAAATGCTATTAATGTTTGGCGTAACTACTCTCCGGTAGAAGAAGTATATACAGAAGGATTTAAGCTCATATCCGAAGGCATAGGAATTACCAAATAA
- a CDS encoding ThuA domain-containing protein — protein sequence MKNVLPIVICLILFACKEQKNTSTKEPEMAQEVNSPKKWLTFEGADENAKHIVMISGDEEYRSEEALPQLAKILSKHHGFKCTVLFAQEEDKPGIVNANYGKNIPGLEALTSADMMVVFTRFRALPDNQMKYIDDYLKSGKPVMGLRTATHGFNFPEDSDSQYAHYSFNYKGDKTEWDGGFGRLVLGETWINHHGHHKHQSTKGMVAIGANTTGITNGISDGDVWGASDVYGVTLPLPGDSQPIILGQVMNRKGEYDESDVFYGMRPTDDEIATTNKDGENLGDELMPVTWVKSYQLPGGVKGKAFTSTVGAANDLLIEGTRRLLVNGIFWGLDLQIPEKADVTIVGDYNPTKFEFRKAEYWPAKQVSVESFE from the coding sequence ATGAAAAATGTATTACCAATCGTAATTTGTCTAATTTTATTTGCGTGTAAAGAGCAGAAAAATACAAGTACTAAAGAACCTGAAATGGCTCAAGAGGTGAATTCTCCCAAAAAATGGCTAACCTTTGAGGGTGCCGATGAAAATGCAAAACATATTGTAATGATTTCGGGAGATGAGGAGTACCGTTCAGAAGAAGCTTTACCGCAACTGGCAAAAATTTTATCTAAACATCATGGTTTTAAATGTACCGTTCTTTTTGCTCAAGAAGAGGATAAGCCAGGCATTGTAAACGCGAATTATGGTAAAAATATACCAGGTTTGGAAGCTTTGACTTCGGCAGATATGATGGTGGTTTTCACACGGTTCCGTGCACTTCCAGATAATCAAATGAAATATATAGATGATTATCTAAAATCCGGTAAACCGGTTATGGGATTAAGAACGGCAACTCATGGTTTCAATTTCCCAGAAGATTCTGATTCGCAATACGCACATTATAGTTTCAATTATAAGGGAGATAAGACCGAATGGGATGGTGGTTTTGGTCGCTTAGTACTTGGTGAAACTTGGATAAATCATCACGGGCACCACAAACATCAAAGTACTAAAGGTATGGTTGCTATAGGGGCAAATACTACGGGTATCACTAATGGAATTTCTGATGGGGACGTCTGGGGAGCTAGTGATGTATATGGCGTTACACTTCCACTTCCGGGTGATTCACAGCCTATAATTTTAGGGCAAGTGATGAATAGAAAAGGAGAATATGACGAAAGTGATGTTTTCTACGGAATGAGACCTACGGATGATGAAATTGCAACAACAAATAAAGATGGTGAAAATTTGGGTGATGAATTAATGCCAGTTACTTGGGTAAAGAGCTATCAACTACCAGGTGGTGTAAAAGGAAAAGCATTTACATCTACTGTAGGTGCTGCTAATGATCTATTAATAGAAGGTACAAGAAGATTATTGGTCAATGGCATATTCTGGGGACTTGACTTACAAATTCCAGAAAAGGCAGACGTTACTATAGTAGGTGATTATAATCCTACCAAATTTGAATTTAGAAAAGCTGAGTACTGGCCAGCAAAACAGGTTAGTGTTGAGAGTTTTGAGTAG
- a CDS encoding DMT family transporter — protein MNIKKVLFYMIISALAFTLMNVAVKQLQHYSVYQIVFFRGFGSFILTMAILKRLKIPVLGNNKKLLVLRAIVGTSSMTLFFMSLKYLSAGTAVSLRYLAPIFSAIFAIYLLKEKIKPVQWLFFIISFIGVLTLKGLDSNLDNTGLLLVFGAALLSGLVYIIISKIGKSDHPIVIVNYFMFTATIFGGVFAIPYWQTPVGIDWLFLSTLGFFGFIGQLYMTKAFQIASNNLVAPFKYLEVLFTGLIGFMWLGEVYTIWSLVGILLIITGLVMNVAYKARDKRYTFK, from the coding sequence ATGAACATTAAAAAAGTTCTCTTTTACATGATAATTAGTGCTTTGGCATTCACCCTAATGAATGTTGCCGTAAAACAATTACAGCACTATAGCGTTTATCAAATTGTTTTTTTTAGAGGTTTCGGTTCTTTTATACTTACCATGGCTATCCTAAAACGACTGAAAATTCCCGTTTTAGGAAACAATAAAAAACTATTGGTACTTCGTGCAATTGTAGGCACCAGCTCAATGACTCTTTTCTTTATGTCATTAAAATATCTATCTGCTGGTACAGCTGTTTCATTGCGTTATTTGGCTCCTATTTTTTCGGCCATTTTTGCCATATATCTATTGAAGGAGAAAATAAAACCTGTGCAATGGCTATTCTTTATAATTTCATTTATAGGTGTTTTAACCTTGAAAGGCCTTGACTCCAACCTTGATAATACAGGGCTTCTTTTAGTGTTTGGAGCTGCACTTCTTAGCGGACTGGTATATATTATCATCAGTAAAATAGGAAAGAGTGACCACCCTATTGTAATCGTAAATTACTTCATGTTTACCGCCACTATATTCGGTGGTGTTTTCGCTATTCCTTATTGGCAAACTCCGGTTGGTATTGATTGGTTGTTCCTATCCACACTAGGATTCTTCGGATTCATAGGGCAACTATATATGACAAAAGCCTTTCAAATAGCCTCTAACAACCTTGTAGCTCCCTTTAAATATTTAGAAGTATTATTCACGGGACTCATCGGATTTATGTGGTTGGGCGAAGTATACACCATCTGGAGTTTAGTGGGTATACTTTTAATAATCACAGGCCTCGTAATGAATGTTGCTTACAAAGCCCGCGATAAAAGATATACTTTTAAATAA
- a CDS encoding glutamate synthase subunit beta, whose amino-acid sequence MGKITGFLEFDRKVESYAPVEERVKSYHEFTVPLNEPELKDQGARCMDCGIPFCHSGCPLGNLIPDFNDAVYRGKWEKAATILHSTNNFPEFTGRLCPAPCEEACVLGINEDPVTIENIEKNIVETAFKKGWIVAEPPGKRTDKKVAVVGSGPAGLAAAQQLNRAGHHVTVFERDEKPGGLLRYGIPDFKMEKNVIDRRLKVLEEEGIEFKCGVNVGKDISGEQLQNDFDAVVLSGGATVRRNLPIEGADLKGVVQAMDFLPQNNRRVDGVKTFENEIMATGKDVVVIGGGDTGSDCIGTSIRHGATSVSNFEIMPMSTTERPEGQPWPFWPMRLKTSTSHKEGAERFFSISTKKFLGDKDGNLTGLVTSEVEWIKTPGQRPQLKEVPGTEKEWKCELALLALGFTGSEMTIAEQLGIEADARTNIKASEEDYKTNVPGIFAAGDQRRGQSLIVWAISEGRQAAYHVDKYLMGESALPLKGEGDLPRV is encoded by the coding sequence ATGGGAAAGATTACAGGATTTTTGGAATTCGATAGAAAAGTAGAATCATACGCGCCTGTTGAAGAACGCGTAAAAAGTTATCATGAGTTCACCGTTCCATTGAATGAGCCAGAACTTAAAGATCAAGGTGCAAGATGTATGGACTGTGGCATTCCTTTTTGCCATAGTGGTTGTCCATTAGGTAACTTGATTCCAGACTTTAATGATGCGGTATACCGCGGAAAATGGGAAAAAGCAGCTACAATTTTGCACTCAACGAACAACTTCCCGGAATTTACCGGCAGACTTTGTCCGGCACCGTGCGAAGAGGCTTGTGTTTTGGGAATCAATGAAGACCCAGTTACTATAGAGAATATTGAGAAGAATATTGTAGAAACCGCCTTTAAAAAAGGATGGATAGTTGCTGAACCACCAGGTAAGAGAACGGACAAAAAAGTAGCTGTAGTAGGTAGTGGGCCTGCAGGTCTTGCTGCCGCACAACAACTAAACCGTGCTGGACACCATGTTACTGTTTTTGAAAGAGACGAAAAACCAGGCGGATTATTACGTTATGGTATTCCCGACTTTAAGATGGAAAAAAATGTCATAGACCGTAGACTTAAGGTTCTTGAAGAAGAAGGTATTGAGTTTAAATGTGGAGTTAATGTGGGAAAAGACATTTCTGGCGAACAACTTCAGAATGATTTTGATGCCGTAGTACTTTCAGGAGGCGCTACTGTTCGCAGAAATCTACCTATTGAAGGTGCAGACCTAAAAGGTGTTGTACAGGCTATGGATTTCTTACCACAAAACAACCGCAGAGTAGATGGTGTTAAAACCTTTGAAAATGAAATAATGGCCACTGGCAAAGATGTTGTTGTTATTGGTGGAGGTGATACTGGTTCTGACTGCATAGGTACTTCAATTAGACACGGAGCAACTTCCGTTTCAAACTTTGAGATTATGCCTATGTCCACTACTGAAAGACCCGAAGGACAGCCTTGGCCTTTTTGGCCTATGCGTTTAAAAACGAGTACTTCTCACAAGGAAGGTGCCGAACGTTTTTTCAGCATATCTACCAAAAAATTCTTAGGGGATAAAGATGGTAATCTTACCGGACTAGTTACTTCTGAAGTGGAATGGATTAAAACACCAGGACAACGACCACAACTAAAAGAAGTTCCTGGCACGGAGAAAGAATGGAAATGTGAACTAGCTCTTTTAGCATTAGGATTTACTGGTTCCGAAATGACGATTGCTGAGCAATTAGGCATTGAAGCAGATGCAAGAACTAATATCAAAGCTAGCGAAGAAGATTATAAGACCAATGTACCAGGGATATTTGCTGCGGGTGACCAAAGACGTGGTCAATCACTAATTGTTTGGGCTATTTCAGAAGGTCGTCAAGCCGCTTATCATGTAGATAAGTATCTAATGGGAGAATCTGCTCTACCTTTAAAAGGCGAAGGAGATTTACCAAGGGTATAA